The following proteins come from a genomic window of Thiothrix unzii:
- a CDS encoding cytochrome ubiquinol oxidase subunit I, whose translation MITDEVVDLSRLQFAVTALYHFLFVPLTLGMTFMLAIMESVYVMTGKQIYKDMVKFWGKLFGINFALGVTTGLTMEFQFGTNWAYYSHYVGDVFGAPLAIEGLMAFFLESTFVGLFFFGWDRLSKVQHLSVTWLMAIGTNLSALWILIANGWMQNPVGAEFSYETMRMEMVDFAAVLLNPVAQVKFIHTVAAGYVTGAMFVLSISAWYILKGRDLGFAKRSFAVAAGFGMASILSVILLGDESGYEAGDVQKMKLAAIEAEWHTEPAPAGFNVIAWPNQEKGENEFAVKIPYALGLIATRSLTGEVKGINDLVEENTHRIRNGILAYEVFLKMRAGTASDVDKESFERLRADLGYGLLLKRYTPNVVDATEAQIQMAAKDTVPQVAPLFWAFRVMVASGVAMLFIFALAFYYTAKKTAYDKRWLMRLAVLGLPLPWIAIESGWFVAEFGRQPWAIGEVLPTFLGTSTLTEWDLIGSIAGFVFFYTVLLVVEMYLMIKFAKQGPSSLHTGRYHFEKHGGGHAGTVYADKMNDQV comes from the coding sequence ATGATAACTGATGAAGTCGTCGATCTGTCACGGCTGCAATTTGCTGTGACCGCCCTTTACCATTTCCTGTTTGTACCCCTGACGTTAGGCATGACTTTCATGCTGGCGATTATGGAGTCGGTCTATGTGATGACCGGCAAGCAAATCTACAAGGATATGGTGAAATTTTGGGGCAAACTGTTTGGTATTAACTTCGCGCTCGGTGTCACCACCGGTTTGACGATGGAATTTCAGTTCGGCACGAACTGGGCGTATTACTCACATTATGTGGGTGATGTGTTCGGCGCACCGCTCGCTATTGAAGGCTTGATGGCTTTTTTCCTCGAATCGACCTTCGTCGGCTTATTCTTCTTCGGTTGGGATCGTTTAAGCAAAGTGCAGCATTTGTCGGTCACTTGGCTGATGGCGATTGGTACGAACCTTTCCGCGTTGTGGATTTTGATTGCGAATGGCTGGATGCAAAACCCTGTCGGTGCGGAATTCAGTTATGAAACCATGCGCATGGAAATGGTGGATTTTGCAGCCGTGTTGCTGAATCCGGTCGCGCAGGTGAAGTTCATTCACACCGTGGCGGCGGGTTATGTGACGGGCGCAATGTTCGTGCTGTCGATCAGTGCATGGTACATCCTCAAAGGGCGTGATCTTGGGTTTGCGAAACGTTCGTTTGCAGTGGCGGCGGGCTTTGGTATGGCTTCAATTTTGTCGGTTATCTTGCTGGGTGACGAAAGCGGTTATGAAGCCGGTGACGTACAGAAAATGAAACTCGCGGCGATTGAAGCGGAATGGCACACCGAACCCGCGCCAGCAGGTTTTAATGTGATTGCGTGGCCTAATCAGGAAAAGGGTGAAAACGAGTTTGCCGTTAAAATTCCTTACGCGCTGGGTTTGATTGCAACCCGCTCGCTGACGGGTGAGGTTAAAGGCATCAATGATCTGGTTGAAGAAAATACTCACCGCATCCGCAACGGCATTTTGGCGTATGAAGTCTTTTTGAAAATGCGTGCAGGCACTGCCAGCGACGTGGATAAGGAAAGTTTCGAGCGTTTGCGGGCTGATTTGGGTTACGGTTTGTTGCTGAAGCGTTATACGCCGAATGTGGTGGATGCGACCGAAGCGCAGATTCAAATGGCTGCGAAAGATACCGTGCCGCAAGTTGCACCGTTATTCTGGGCATTCCGTGTCATGGTGGCATCGGGTGTGGCGATGTTGTTTATTTTTGCGTTGGCGTTTTATTACACCGCGAAAAAGACTGCATATGACAAGCGTTGGTTGATGCGTTTGGCGGTGCTGGGGTTGCCGTTGCCTTGGATTGCGATTGAATCCGGTTGGTTTGTGGCGGAATTCGGTCGTCAGCCTTGGGCAATCGGTGAAGTGCTACCGACCTTCCTTGGGACATCGACTTTGACCGAGTGGGATTTGATCGGGTCAATTGCCGGGTTTGTGTTCTTCTACACCGTATTGTTGGTGGTTGAAATGTACTTGATGATCAAGTTTGCGAAACAAGGGCCTAGCAGCCTGCATACCGGACGCTATCACTTTGAGAAGCACGGTGGCGGTCACGCGGGTACAGTTTATGCTGACAAAATGAACGATCAGGTCTAA
- the cydB gene encoding cytochrome d ubiquinol oxidase subunit II, which yields MIFDYETFKLIWWLLVGVLFIGFALTDGFDMGVGALLRIVGKTDEERRVAINAIAPHWDGNQVWLILAAGAIFAAWPITFGASFSTFYWALVLTLFSLFFRPVGFDYRSKIEDTRWRNTWDWGLVVAGVVPPLVIGVAFGNLLLGVPFAFDEFLRISTYGSFFKLFHPFAVLVGLVSLLMFTMQGATYLMLRTDEAVYARSRKAAQWTAAGVIVTFGLAGIWLWAGIDGYVITQAPPHDSLPNPLAKTVVPMAGAWLANYSIYPLAIAAPLAGFVGALGVLILAGKDRAVLSFIHSSLCLIGVIMTAGVSLFPFVMPSSLNPNHSLTIWDSASSHLTLAIMFWSAVIFVPLILFYTVWCYKQMWGKITVKFIRDNDHSVY from the coding sequence ATGATTTTTGATTACGAAACGTTTAAGTTGATCTGGTGGTTGTTGGTCGGTGTGCTGTTTATTGGCTTTGCCTTGACTGATGGCTTCGATATGGGCGTGGGCGCGTTGTTACGCATTGTCGGTAAAACTGACGAGGAACGCCGCGTAGCGATTAATGCGATTGCGCCGCACTGGGATGGCAATCAGGTGTGGTTGATTCTGGCAGCGGGTGCGATTTTTGCGGCTTGGCCGATTACCTTTGGCGCGTCATTTTCGACGTTTTATTGGGCGTTGGTGCTGACCTTATTCTCGCTGTTTTTCCGTCCGGTGGGGTTTGACTACCGTTCCAAGATTGAGGATACGCGCTGGCGCAATACGTGGGATTGGGGGCTGGTTGTGGCAGGTGTTGTGCCGCCGTTGGTGATTGGCGTGGCGTTTGGCAATTTGTTGCTGGGCGTGCCGTTTGCGTTTGATGAGTTCCTACGGATTTCGACTTACGGTTCATTCTTTAAGCTGTTCCACCCGTTTGCGGTGTTGGTGGGCTTGGTGAGTTTGCTGATGTTTACCATGCAGGGCGCGACGTATTTGATGTTGCGCACGGATGAGGCGGTGTATGCACGTTCACGTAAAGCGGCGCAATGGACGGCGGCTGGGGTGATTGTGACCTTCGGGCTGGCGGGCATTTGGTTGTGGGCGGGGATTGATGGCTATGTGATTACCCAAGCACCACCGCATGATTCCTTGCCGAATCCGCTGGCGAAAACCGTTGTGCCAATGGCAGGCGCGTGGTTGGCGAATTACAGTATTTATCCGTTGGCAATTGCTGCACCGTTGGCAGGCTTTGTTGGTGCGCTGGGCGTGTTGATTTTGGCGGGGAAAGACCGTGCGGTGCTGAGCTTTATTCACAGCTCCTTGTGCTTGATTGGGGTGATTATGACGGCGGGTGTGTCGTTGTTCCCATTCGTTATGCCTTCTAGCTTGAACCCGAACCACAGTTTGACGATTTGGGATTCGGCTTCCAGTCATTTGACGCTGGCGATTATGTTCTGGTCAGCAGTGATTTTTGTGCCATTGATCCTGTTTTACACCGTGTGGTGCTACAAACAGATGTGGGGCAAAATTACCGTTAAATTCATCCGTGACAATGATCACTCAGTCTATTAA
- the cydX gene encoding cytochrome bd-I oxidase subunit CydX, with protein MWYFAWLLGVLLACSFGIINVMWLEFHGGLDTDDEK; from the coding sequence ATGTGGTATTTTGCTTGGTTGCTCGGCGTATTGCTGGCGTGTTCTTTCGGTATCATCAACGTGATGTGGCTGGAGTTTCACGGTGGGTTGGATACGGATGATGAGAAGTAA
- a CDS encoding DUF4395 domain-containing protein encodes MNKHFYFGEVVDGYAVRVLNEREARAGAGLLFVFAILSFLYAYRTMDFRYTSIFITFFMVDFFIRVLVNPKYAPSLIVGRFFVARQKPEYVGAAQKRFAWSIGLVLSVIMFWLVVVLEMMTPIKIYICTACLILLFSETAFGICIGCVLYNLIHKTPPTLCPGGVCEVRQKEEIQRINPIQATIAVLALGVAGFFLYGAIHA; translated from the coding sequence ATGAACAAGCATTTCTATTTTGGCGAAGTGGTGGATGGCTATGCCGTCCGTGTATTGAACGAACGTGAAGCTCGCGCGGGTGCGGGGCTGTTATTTGTGTTTGCGATTTTGTCGTTTTTGTATGCGTACCGCACGATGGATTTTCGTTATACCAGCATTTTCATCACGTTTTTTATGGTGGACTTTTTTATTCGGGTATTGGTAAATCCCAAATACGCACCGAGTCTGATTGTGGGGCGTTTCTTTGTGGCGCGGCAAAAACCCGAATACGTGGGTGCGGCACAAAAACGGTTTGCTTGGAGCATTGGCTTGGTGTTGTCGGTCATTATGTTCTGGCTGGTCGTGGTGTTGGAAATGATGACACCAATCAAAATCTACATTTGCACTGCCTGTCTGATTTTGTTGTTTAGCGAAACCGCTTTTGGGATTTGCATTGGCTGCGTGCTGTACAACCTGATCCATAAAACACCACCGACACTCTGCCCCGGCGGGGTGTGCGAAGTGCGCCAAAAAGAAGAGATTCAGCGCATTAATCCCATTCAGGCAACCATTGCGGTGTTAGCTTTGGGCGTGGCTGGCTTTTTTCTTTACGGGGCAATTCATGCTTAA
- a CDS encoding bacteriohemerythrin: protein MAYTEPYTADWDALPNVAMPFMNTVHSEELALVSRLLTDLETAAAPVTIDAQVAAWVEHTKAHFAREELLMHQYDFFATPCHQGEHETALLQLLGVQQQWLRERDTAMLQDYIQYWREWLQQHISSMDFVTANFLNQLNVEVELT, encoded by the coding sequence ATGGCTTACACTGAACCTTATACTGCTGATTGGGATGCGTTGCCGAACGTGGCGATGCCGTTTATGAACACCGTGCACAGCGAGGAATTGGCATTGGTTTCGCGCTTACTAACAGACCTCGAAACTGCCGCCGCACCCGTCACCATTGATGCACAAGTCGCCGCATGGGTGGAACACACCAAAGCGCATTTTGCCCGTGAAGAACTGTTGATGCATCAATACGATTTCTTCGCCACGCCGTGCCATCAGGGTGAACACGAAACGGCGTTGCTGCAATTGCTGGGGGTGCAACAGCAATGGTTGCGCGAGCGCGATACCGCGATGTTGCAGGATTACATTCAGTATTGGCGCGAATGGTTGCAACAGCACATCAGCTCGATGGATTTTGTGACGGCGAATTTCCTCAATCAGTTAAATGTGGAAGTCGAGCTGACATAG
- a CDS encoding NAD(P)/FAD-dependent oxidoreductase produces the protein MIRITELRLPLEHSADALPAAIAQRLGVTLDEVLAFTIFKRGYDARKRDAIVLVYTIDVTIAAEAAVLARFSTDQHINPSPDTRYQPVAQAPENLEQRPVIVGFGPCGIMAGLLLAQMGFRPLILERGKKVRERTKDTWGLWRKSELNPESNVQFGEGGAGTFSDGKLYSQIKDPKHYGRKVLTEFVKAGAPEEILYLSKPHIGTFRLVKMVENIRHQIEQLGGEIRFQQQVTDLVIEAGQVRGLVLASGEQIRTDHVIMALGHSARDTFTMLHQRGVFMEAKPFSLGFRIEHPQRLIDQARFGKHAGNEKLGAADYKLVHHANNGRAVYSFCMCPGGQVVAATSEIGRVVTNGMSQYSRAERNANAGIVVGVTPEDFPGGPLAGLEFQRQWESRAYELGGCNYHAPGQLVGDFIKGQASTQLGTVEPSYQPGVQLTDLATSLPDYAIGAIREALPAFERQIKGFSLYDAVLTGVETRTSSPLRMTRGQDLQSVNVKGLYPAGEGAGYAGGILSAGVDGIKVAEAVATAMVAASR, from the coding sequence ATGATACGCATTACTGAATTGCGCCTCCCACTGGAACATTCTGCTGACGCTTTACCTGCGGCAATTGCGCAACGCTTGGGCGTTACCCTTGATGAAGTGTTAGCTTTCACTATTTTCAAACGCGGCTACGATGCCCGCAAACGTGACGCAATTGTGCTGGTATACACCATCGACGTAACTATCGCAGCGGAAGCGGCAGTGTTAGCGCGGTTTAGCACCGATCAACACATTAACCCCAGCCCCGACACCCGTTATCAACCCGTCGCGCAAGCCCCTGAAAACCTTGAACAACGCCCGGTCATTGTCGGCTTTGGCCCATGCGGGATTATGGCGGGGTTATTGCTGGCACAAATGGGGTTTCGCCCGTTGATTTTAGAGCGCGGCAAAAAAGTACGGGAACGCACCAAAGACACTTGGGGTTTATGGCGTAAAAGCGAGTTAAACCCCGAATCCAATGTGCAATTTGGTGAAGGCGGCGCGGGGACATTTTCCGACGGCAAGCTTTACAGCCAAATCAAAGACCCCAAACACTACGGGCGCAAAGTCTTAACTGAATTTGTGAAAGCCGGTGCGCCGGAAGAAATCCTTTATCTGAGCAAACCGCACATTGGCACGTTCCGCTTGGTGAAGATGGTGGAAAACATTCGCCACCAGATCGAGCAATTGGGCGGAGAAATTCGTTTTCAGCAGCAAGTCACCGACCTTGTGATTGAAGCAGGTCAAGTGCGCGGTTTGGTATTAGCCAGTGGCGAACAAATCCGTACCGATCACGTCATTATGGCGTTGGGACACAGTGCGCGGGACACCTTCACCATGCTGCATCAACGCGGTGTTTTTATGGAAGCGAAACCGTTTTCGCTGGGTTTCCGTATTGAACACCCACAACGCCTGATTGACCAAGCACGCTTTGGCAAACACGCGGGTAATGAAAAACTCGGCGCGGCAGATTACAAACTGGTGCATCACGCCAATAACGGGCGGGCGGTGTACAGCTTTTGTATGTGCCCCGGCGGGCAAGTAGTGGCAGCAACCTCAGAAATCGGGCGCGTCGTCACTAACGGCATGAGCCAGTATTCACGTGCCGAACGCAACGCCAATGCGGGTATTGTGGTCGGTGTTACCCCCGAAGATTTTCCCGGCGGCCCGTTAGCGGGATTGGAATTTCAACGCCAATGGGAGTCACGCGCCTACGAATTAGGCGGCTGCAATTACCACGCACCGGGACAACTGGTCGGCGATTTCATCAAAGGCCAAGCGTCAACCCAACTCGGTACGGTTGAGCCATCTTACCAACCGGGCGTGCAGTTAACCGACCTTGCAACGAGTTTACCCGACTACGCGATTGGTGCGATTCGTGAAGCTTTGCCTGCGTTTGAACGCCAAATCAAAGGCTTTTCGCTGTATGACGCAGTGTTGACCGGGGTAGAAACCCGTACTTCGTCGCCACTGCGCATGACACGCGGGCAGGATTTGCAAAGCGTCAATGTCAAAGGGCTTTATCCGGCGGGCGAAGGCGCGGGCTACGCGGGCGGCATATTATCGGCGGGCGTGGATGGTATTAAGGTGGCGGAAGCGGTAGCAACGGCGATGGTTGCGGCTTCCCGTTAA
- a CDS encoding MBL fold metallo-hydrolase, whose product MLRKLSSGLIGLLLLAAPLAHAFEPTTQKVTDNVYAIIGELDQRSADNQGLNNTTGFIITADGVVLVGSGATAGSAKMLEAAVKSVTDKPIKQVINIGVQDHHWMGNSHFLAQKIPVSALAKTVASQHEQEPMNRMRLSSAIGGKPEDLKVEYASETFEGDEKTLTIGGVEMSLRYLGDAHFPGDAVLWLPKEKLVFTSDMVFNERMLGVLPEISKVKDWQATFKKMAELKPEHVIAGHGAPSDLATAQKNTGDYLDWLVTEVGKSLEEMEDLGDAVKRLSADDKFSFLKLSKDLHGRNVHQTYLQLEAE is encoded by the coding sequence ATGTTAAGAAAATTGTCATCAGGACTCATCGGCTTGTTGCTATTAGCCGCGCCACTCGCCCACGCATTTGAACCCACCACCCAAAAAGTCACGGACAACGTATACGCCATCATCGGCGAACTCGACCAACGCAGTGCCGACAATCAAGGCTTGAACAACACCACCGGCTTTATTATCACCGCTGACGGAGTAGTATTGGTTGGTTCTGGTGCAACCGCAGGCAGCGCGAAAATGCTCGAAGCCGCCGTCAAAAGCGTTACCGACAAACCCATCAAGCAAGTGATCAATATCGGCGTGCAAGACCATCACTGGATGGGCAATAGCCATTTCCTTGCGCAAAAAATTCCGGTTAGTGCCTTAGCCAAAACCGTAGCCAGCCAGCACGAACAAGAACCCATGAACCGGATGCGTCTTTCCAGCGCGATTGGTGGCAAGCCTGAAGACCTGAAGGTGGAATACGCCAGCGAAACCTTTGAGGGCGACGAAAAAACCCTAACCATCGGTGGCGTGGAAATGTCGTTGCGTTACCTCGGTGATGCGCATTTCCCCGGCGATGCGGTGTTGTGGTTGCCCAAGGAAAAGCTGGTATTCACAAGTGATATGGTGTTCAACGAGCGGATGCTGGGCGTATTGCCGGAGATTTCCAAAGTAAAAGACTGGCAGGCAACTTTCAAGAAAATGGCAGAACTCAAACCCGAACACGTCATTGCAGGGCATGGCGCACCCAGCGATTTGGCTACCGCACAGAAAAATACCGGCGATTACCTTGATTGGCTGGTAACGGAAGTCGGTAAATCGCTAGAGGAGATGGAAGATTTGGGTGATGCGGTTAAACGTTTGTCAGCCGATGATAAATTCAGCTTCCTCAAATTGTCCAAAGACTTGCATGGGCGCAATGTGCATCAGACTTATCTGCAACTTGAGGCCGAATAA
- the lepB gene encoding signal peptidase I: MEHPVKRRKPWLALLLSLLLPGYGQLYNGEVNKAIWFFLCLSLLPIVVVAMIALYVPGQWLLASGAGYLLLAGSGWLYGAIDAFRIARRQPDYVLQPWQRSGVYLLVFIACAVVAVPALNAYARDHWVETFRVPSGSMEPTVMTGDMLFADKRYNCPGCGKTLKRGDLVIFAHPNTRSHYFIKRVIGLPGEHLRIEGMAIYINGKSLSAGQTPQAKGVQVTETDGKATWQVVWEQPNAALPQTDLQIPTGQVFMMGDNRTASNDSRFFGAVPLDGVIAQAKVVWLSVKGNQVRWERMGLAL, translated from the coding sequence ATGGAACACCCTGTCAAACGCCGTAAACCTTGGCTCGCGCTGCTGCTGTCGTTGCTGTTGCCCGGTTACGGACAGCTTTATAACGGTGAAGTTAACAAAGCCATTTGGTTCTTTTTGTGCCTGTCGCTGTTACCGATAGTGGTGGTTGCAATGATTGCGCTATACGTGCCGGGTCAATGGTTATTGGCGAGTGGGGCAGGGTATTTGCTGTTGGCTGGTAGCGGGTGGTTGTATGGCGCGATTGATGCTTTTCGTATAGCACGGCGGCAGCCGGATTACGTTTTGCAGCCTTGGCAACGCAGCGGAGTGTATCTGCTGGTGTTTATTGCCTGCGCTGTGGTGGCAGTACCGGCATTGAATGCTTACGCCCGCGATCATTGGGTGGAAACTTTCCGCGTACCATCCGGCAGTATGGAACCCACGGTAATGACCGGCGATATGTTGTTTGCAGATAAACGCTATAACTGCCCAGGTTGCGGCAAAACGTTGAAGCGTGGCGATTTGGTGATTTTTGCGCACCCGAATACCCGCAGTCATTATTTCATTAAGCGCGTGATTGGTTTGCCGGGTGAGCATTTGCGCATTGAAGGCATGGCAATTTATATCAACGGTAAATCGCTCAGTGCCGGACAAACCCCGCAAGCTAAGGGGGTGCAAGTGACCGAAACCGACGGTAAAGCGACTTGGCAAGTGGTTTGGGAACAACCTAATGCGGCGTTACCGCAAACTGATTTACAGATTCCGACGGGGCAGGTATTTATGATGGGCGACAATCGCACTGCCAGTAATGATTCGCGCTTTTTTGGTGCAGTGCCATTGGATGGCGTGATTGCACAGGCGAAAGTAGTATGGTTATCCGTCAAAGGCAATCAAGTGCGTTGGGAACGCATGGGCTTGGCATTGTAA
- a CDS encoding pyruvate carboxylase: protein MTRQIKKLLVANRGEIAIRILRAAAELKLCTVSIYTYEDRFSPHRYKADEAYQIGKDDEPLKPYLDIEGIIAVAKRTHADAIHPGYGFLSENVTLARRCREEGIIFVGPTPEAMQRLGDKVAAKENAIAAGLPIIEDSKEPLDSLEIARREADRIGYPLMMKAASGGGGRGMRVLREPSQLESAYNDARNEALKAFGDATVFLEKYIDSPKHIEIQILGDTHGNLVHLYERDCSVQRRFQKVVEVAPSTGLKDETRENLYKYALAITRHVDYSCAGTVEFLVDKDERIYFIEVNPRVQVEHTITEEITGIDIVRSQILIAGGATLSDINIPDQDSIQCNGYAVQCRITTEDPENGFKPDYGTIIAYRSTGGFGIRLDAGAAYPGAKISPFFDSMLVKVTAWGRTLDGAIRRNLRGLQEFRIRGVKTNIGFLENVLEHPVFTSGQCSVTFIDNHPELFHTPLRFDRGTKTLKFIGNVTVNGNPDVKYVDPHKHFRKPLVPEFDIVGDYPKGTKNLLTEMGADKFCQWVKQQPNIFYTDTTMRDAHQSLLATRVRTEDMLKIAEGLAKNHPQLFSLELWGGATFDVSMRFLHECPWERLKLLREAIPNILFQMLFRGSNAVGYTAYPDNLIEAFIEKSWENGIDVFRIFDSLNWIEGMRKSIQVVRERTGGIAEGTICYTGNVLNTDPSNKFSLQYYLDLAKQLEDAGAHMLAVKDMAGVLKPYAATTLISALKETVNIPIHLHTHDTASIQSATLLKAIEAGVDVVDACMSSMSGLTSQVNMNSLIAAMEGQPREQPFNLKSLNAYANYWEDVREMYYPFESGLKAGTAEVYNHEIPGGQYSNLRPQAIALGLEHKFEEVKENYAVVNRMFGDIVKVTPSSKVVGDMAIYMTSNGLSEADVMERGTTLAFPDSVIDLFKGGLGQVPGGFPKPLSDIILKGEQPYPGRPNDHIKPVDLDVEFAAFQQEFDPEQTFLDFLSFKMYPAVFRDFYKHQQEYGNLSHLPTPAFFYGLKLNEEVLVELGKGKVLIIKLLYRSPADENGMCTVTFDFNGQIRTVQIRDLAVKPTRATNRKAVGDKEIGTSLQGKLSAIMAKAGDEVEQNTPLFVIEAMKMETTITAPVAGKIRAIHLHAGELVEQGDLVVEME, encoded by the coding sequence ATGACCCGGCAAATCAAAAAGCTTCTGGTCGCCAACCGTGGCGAAATTGCAATCCGTATCTTGCGTGCGGCAGCAGAACTCAAGCTGTGTACCGTTTCGATCTACACCTATGAAGATCGCTTTTCACCGCACCGTTACAAGGCGGACGAAGCGTATCAGATCGGTAAAGACGACGAGCCACTTAAGCCCTACTTGGATATTGAAGGCATTATTGCCGTCGCGAAACGCACCCATGCGGATGCGATTCACCCCGGTTACGGCTTCTTGTCAGAAAATGTGACACTGGCACGTCGTTGCCGCGAAGAAGGTATTATCTTCGTCGGCCCCACACCTGAGGCAATGCAGCGTTTAGGCGATAAAGTCGCAGCGAAAGAAAACGCGATTGCTGCCGGTTTGCCGATTATCGAAGACAGCAAAGAGCCGCTGGATAGTCTCGAAATCGCCCGCCGTGAAGCGGATCGCATTGGCTACCCGTTAATGATGAAAGCAGCTTCCGGTGGTGGCGGTCGTGGGATGCGGGTATTGCGTGAGCCATCGCAGTTGGAAAGTGCGTATAACGATGCGCGTAACGAAGCCCTCAAAGCGTTCGGCGATGCCACGGTTTTCCTTGAAAAATACATCGACTCACCGAAGCACATTGAAATCCAGATTTTGGGTGATACCCACGGCAATTTGGTGCATTTGTACGAGCGCGATTGCTCCGTGCAACGGCGTTTCCAGAAAGTGGTGGAAGTCGCGCCCAGCACCGGTTTGAAAGACGAAACCCGCGAAAATCTGTACAAATACGCGCTGGCAATTACCCGTCACGTGGATTATTCGTGCGCCGGTACGGTCGAATTCTTGGTCGATAAAGACGAGCGTATTTACTTTATTGAAGTGAATCCACGGGTGCAGGTGGAACACACCATTACCGAAGAAATCACCGGGATCGACATTGTACGCAGCCAGATTTTGATTGCTGGCGGGGCGACGCTGAGTGATATTAATATCCCGGATCAGGATTCGATTCAGTGCAACGGTTACGCGGTGCAATGTCGGATTACCACCGAAGACCCGGAAAACGGCTTCAAGCCTGACTACGGTACGATCATTGCGTATCGCAGTACCGGCGGTTTCGGTATCCGTTTGGATGCGGGTGCAGCGTATCCGGGGGCAAAAATTTCCCCGTTTTTCGATTCCATGCTGGTAAAAGTGACCGCGTGGGGGCGCACTTTGGATGGCGCGATTCGCCGTAATTTGCGCGGTTTGCAGGAATTCCGTATCCGTGGGGTTAAAACCAATATCGGCTTCCTCGAAAACGTATTGGAACATCCGGTGTTCACCAGCGGACAATGTTCTGTCACCTTTATCGACAATCATCCAGAGCTGTTCCACACCCCGTTGCGCTTTGACCGGGGTACGAAAACCCTCAAATTCATTGGCAATGTGACGGTCAATGGCAACCCGGACGTGAAATACGTTGACCCGCATAAGCACTTCCGCAAACCGCTGGTTCCTGAATTTGACATCGTAGGCGATTACCCGAAAGGCACAAAAAATCTGTTGACCGAAATGGGTGCGGATAAATTCTGTCAATGGGTGAAGCAACAGCCGAACATTTTCTACACCGATACCACGATGCGCGATGCCCACCAATCGTTGTTAGCAACGCGGGTGCGTACCGAGGACATGCTGAAAATTGCCGAAGGTTTGGCTAAAAACCATCCGCAATTATTCTCGCTGGAACTGTGGGGCGGGGCAACTTTCGACGTTTCAATGCGCTTCTTGCACGAATGCCCGTGGGAACGTTTGAAACTGTTGCGTGAAGCGATTCCGAATATTTTGTTCCAGATGTTGTTCCGTGGCTCGAATGCCGTGGGTTACACCGCTTACCCCGACAACCTGATTGAGGCTTTCATCGAGAAATCGTGGGAAAACGGTATCGACGTATTCCGCATTTTCGACTCCCTCAACTGGATCGAAGGGATGCGCAAATCCATTCAAGTGGTACGCGAGCGCACCGGTGGGATTGCGGAAGGCACGATTTGCTACACCGGTAATGTGCTGAATACCGACCCGTCCAACAAGTTCAGCCTGCAATATTACCTTGATCTTGCCAAGCAATTGGAAGATGCCGGAGCGCACATGCTGGCGGTCAAAGACATGGCGGGCGTGTTGAAACCGTATGCCGCGACTACGCTGATTAGTGCTTTGAAAGAAACCGTGAATATTCCGATTCACTTGCACACCCACGATACCGCGTCGATTCAGTCCGCGACATTGCTCAAAGCGATTGAAGCCGGGGTGGATGTGGTGGATGCTTGCATGAGTTCCATGTCGGGTTTGACTTCACAGGTCAATATGAACTCGTTGATTGCCGCGATGGAAGGCCAGCCGCGTGAACAGCCGTTTAACCTGAAGTCGTTGAATGCTTACGCAAACTACTGGGAAGACGTGCGCGAAATGTACTACCCGTTCGAGTCCGGCTTAAAAGCAGGCACGGCGGAAGTGTACAATCACGAAATTCCGGGTGGGCAATATTCCAACCTGCGTCCGCAAGCGATTGCGTTAGGGTTAGAGCACAAGTTCGAGGAAGTGAAAGAAAACTACGCAGTGGTCAACCGCATGTTTGGCGACATTGTGAAAGTTACCCCATCGTCCAAAGTCGTGGGCGATATGGCGATTTACATGACTTCCAACGGTTTGAGCGAAGCCGACGTGATGGAGCGTGGCACAACGCTGGCATTTCCCGATTCCGTGATTGACCTGTTCAAAGGCGGTCTGGGACAAGTGCCGGGTGGCTTCCCGAAACCATTGAGCGACATTATCCTCAAGGGTGAGCAACCGTATCCGGGTCGTCCGAACGATCACATTAAGCCCGTGGACTTGGATGTCGAATTTGCTGCATTCCAGCAAGAATTCGACCCTGAGCAAACCTTCCTTGATTTCCTGTCGTTCAAAATGTACCCGGCAGTATTCCGTGATTTCTACAAGCATCAGCAGGAATACGGCAACCTGAGCCATTTACCAACACCGGCATTCTTCTACGGCCTCAAGCTTAATGAAGAAGTTTTGGTCGAGTTGGGCAAAGGTAAAGTGCTGATTATTAAGCTGCTGTACCGCTCCCCAGCGGATGAAAACGGTATGTGTACAGTAACGTTTGACTTCAATGGTCAGATTCGTACCGTGCAAATCCGTGATCTCGCAGTGAAACCGACTCGTGCCACCAACCGTAAAGCGGTGGGCGACAAGGAAATCGGCACATCATTGCAGGGTAAATTGTCCGCGATTATGGCTAAAGCTGGCGACGAAGTGGAGCAAAACACCCCACTGTTCGTTATCGAAGCCATGAAAATGGAAACCACGATTACCGCGCCAGTCGCAGGTAAAATCCGCGCAATCCACCTGCATGCCGGAGAACTGGTCGAGCAGGGGGATTTAGTGGTTGAAATGGAATAA